Proteins from a genomic interval of Gordonia sp. SL306:
- a CDS encoding LmeA family phospholipid-binding protein, with amino-acid sequence MTDSENSDSAKPGNGPTDSGAAGEQPRSEQPAGERPGSESPPPADTGEHTTRFDPPSTEESPRAYSQVGRADTTRFEDQGQTTGFGPSDGFAPIPPNTDPGVVTTAPVRRKRSTGKIIAASSAALVILLVIAAVGSELYLRNKATDCMQSAFSDLTGTETSVSLSRKPMLLQGFGNDIPFVQIDTADKPGEMRLHARAEGIKGDGDSSTIHSLVGTGFVPFDRVVAMSKSMTSGADSSAAGAGQSGAAGLMQGATIDSMTGNAADGTIQVDSSVQLAFLPIPVSTTIKPTVQDGHVHFEVVKANAFIFGIPADFAQQVVDSVSDSLFGQLNQVTVKNLKVTDQGVDFAVDGDDVKLSGQVAGGSGDCKAA; translated from the coding sequence ATGACCGACAGCGAGAACAGCGACAGCGCGAAGCCCGGCAACGGCCCCACCGACAGCGGCGCCGCAGGCGAGCAGCCCCGGAGCGAGCAGCCCGCAGGCGAGCGGCCCGGAAGCGAGAGCCCACCCCCGGCCGATACCGGTGAGCACACGACCCGGTTCGACCCTCCGTCGACCGAGGAATCCCCGCGCGCCTACTCGCAGGTCGGCCGCGCCGACACCACCCGATTCGAGGACCAGGGGCAGACGACGGGATTCGGACCGTCCGACGGATTCGCCCCGATCCCGCCGAACACGGATCCCGGCGTCGTGACGACGGCGCCCGTCCGGCGTAAACGCAGCACCGGCAAGATCATCGCGGCGTCGTCGGCCGCCCTCGTGATCCTGCTCGTCATCGCCGCGGTCGGTAGCGAGCTCTACCTGCGCAACAAGGCAACCGACTGCATGCAGAGCGCCTTCTCGGACCTCACCGGTACCGAGACGTCGGTGTCGCTGAGCCGAAAGCCGATGCTGCTGCAAGGTTTTGGCAACGATATCCCGTTCGTGCAGATCGACACCGCCGACAAGCCCGGTGAGATGCGCCTGCACGCGCGAGCAGAAGGCATCAAGGGCGACGGCGACAGCTCCACCATCCACTCACTGGTCGGCACCGGCTTCGTTCCGTTCGACCGGGTGGTCGCGATGAGCAAATCCATGACCTCCGGAGCCGACTCGTCTGCGGCCGGCGCCGGGCAGTCGGGAGCCGCGGGCCTGATGCAGGGCGCCACCATCGACTCGATGACCGGGAACGCGGCCGACGGCACGATCCAGGTGGACTCGTCGGTGCAGCTCGCGTTCCTGCCGATCCCGGTGTCGACGACGATCAAGCCGACCGTGCAGGACGGCCATGTCCACTTCGAGGTCGTCAAGGCCAACGCGTTCATCTTCGGTATCCCCGCGGACTTCGCCCAGCAGGTCGTCGACAGCGTCTCGGATTCGCTCTTCGGTCAGCTGAATCAGGTCACCGTGAAGAACCTGAAGGTGACCGATCAGGGCGTGGACTTCGCCGTGGACGGCGACGACGTGAAGCTCAGCGGTCAGGTCGCAGGCGGTTCGGGCGACTGCAAGGCGGCGTGA
- a CDS encoding carbon-nitrogen hydrolase family protein, with product MRIAMAQITSGTDPTANLELVASAAHTAADGGADLVVLPEATMCRFGVPLGPVAEPVDGPWATAVSEIAARHEITVVAGMFTPAGDRVRNTLLIARPDGTRLSYDKIHLYDAFGFAESRTVAPGEDPLIFEIGDVTVGVATCYDIRFPALFTELAARGAQLIVVPASWGAGPGKVHQWEVLATARALDSTAFVAAVGQALPADSSVRELSAPTGTGHSQLTDPFGSVVATYDDGVHIGVHDIDTRAVEKARNTLAVLDNQRPIRPASAPMTTEDLTT from the coding sequence ATGCGAATTGCGATGGCGCAGATCACGTCGGGCACCGATCCGACCGCCAACCTCGAGTTGGTCGCGTCCGCCGCGCACACGGCGGCCGACGGCGGGGCCGATCTGGTGGTGCTGCCGGAGGCCACGATGTGCCGTTTCGGGGTGCCGCTGGGGCCGGTGGCCGAACCCGTGGACGGCCCGTGGGCGACGGCGGTGTCGGAGATCGCCGCGCGGCACGAGATCACCGTGGTCGCGGGGATGTTCACCCCGGCCGGTGATCGCGTGCGCAACACACTGCTGATCGCCCGGCCGGACGGCACTCGTCTGTCCTACGACAAGATCCACCTGTACGACGCGTTCGGATTCGCCGAGTCCCGCACGGTCGCGCCGGGGGAGGACCCGTTGATCTTCGAGATCGGTGACGTCACGGTCGGTGTCGCGACCTGTTACGACATCCGTTTCCCGGCGCTGTTCACCGAACTGGCGGCGCGCGGGGCGCAACTGATCGTGGTGCCGGCTTCGTGGGGCGCGGGTCCGGGGAAAGTTCACCAGTGGGAGGTGCTGGCGACCGCTCGAGCGTTGGATTCGACGGCGTTCGTCGCGGCGGTCGGACAAGCACTGCCTGCGGATTCGTCGGTGCGTGAGTTGTCGGCGCCCACCGGCACAGGACACAGCCAACTCACAGATCCCTTCGGTAGCGTGGTCGCAACATATGACGACGGCGTGCATATCGGCGTCCACGACATCGATACTCGCGCAGTGGAGAAGGCCCGCAACACCCTGGCCGTTCTCGACAATCAACGGCCTATCCGACCGGCCTCGGCACCCATGACCACTGAGGACCTCACGACATGA
- the deoC gene encoding deoxyribose-phosphate aldolase, protein MTTSDLTRRDVAAIIDHTLLKPEATRAAAEAAVAEAAELGVYAVCLSPSMLPIDTGDQKTCVVAGFPSGKHHSLVKASEARLAVDTGADEVDMVIDVGAAVDGRFDEVFADVLTVREAIGEGIVLKVIIESAALLELTGPDTVTEVCRRAVQAGAAMVKTSTGFHPSGGASVEAVRLMRAAVGDRVGVKASGGIRTAEFAAELIAAGATRLGLSSSRAVLDGFPA, encoded by the coding sequence GTGACCACCAGCGACCTGACCCGCCGCGACGTCGCGGCCATCATCGACCACACCCTGCTCAAGCCCGAGGCGACCCGAGCCGCGGCCGAGGCGGCGGTCGCGGAGGCCGCCGAGCTGGGCGTCTACGCGGTCTGCCTGTCGCCGTCGATGCTGCCGATCGACACCGGGGACCAGAAGACCTGCGTGGTGGCGGGGTTCCCGTCGGGCAAGCATCACTCGCTGGTGAAGGCGTCTGAGGCGCGGCTGGCCGTGGACACCGGGGCCGACGAGGTCGACATGGTGATCGACGTGGGTGCGGCCGTGGACGGGCGATTCGACGAGGTGTTCGCCGATGTGCTGACCGTCCGCGAGGCCATCGGGGAGGGCATCGTGCTGAAGGTCATCATCGAGTCCGCGGCACTGCTCGAGCTGACCGGCCCCGACACCGTCACCGAGGTGTGCCGTCGCGCCGTGCAGGCCGGGGCCGCGATGGTCAAGACCTCCACCGGTTTCCACCCTTCCGGCGGCGCGAGCGTCGAAGCGGTGCGGCTCATGCGCGCGGCCGTCGGCGATCGCGTCGGCGTCAAGGCGAGCGGCGGGATCCGAACCGCCGAGTTCGCCGCCGAACTCATCGCGGCGGGCGCAACGCGGCTCGGACTGTCGTCGTCGCGCGCTGTGCTGGACGGTTTCCCGGCGTAG
- a CDS encoding helix-turn-helix domain-containing protein: MEQEIDAVVRQRIRGLRIAKGWTLDSMAARCFLSPSTLSRIETGHRRVALDQLVPIARALGTSLDQLVEPVGDDDVVIRPEPHTSAGMTVWKLSRDGTPGGVTVAKMRVTPEHRVDPEHLGVHPGREWFTVISGTIRLHLGERVILVPPGQAAEFSTMVPHGMTAVDGPAEIVSIFDHDGERAHIPG, from the coding sequence ATGGAGCAAGAAATCGATGCTGTCGTCCGCCAGCGCATCCGCGGCCTGCGCATCGCGAAGGGCTGGACCCTCGACTCGATGGCCGCGCGCTGTTTCCTCAGTCCGTCGACACTGAGCCGGATCGAGACCGGTCACCGCAGGGTCGCGCTGGATCAGCTGGTGCCGATCGCCCGCGCGCTGGGCACCTCGCTGGATCAGCTCGTCGAACCGGTCGGCGACGACGACGTCGTGATCCGGCCCGAGCCGCACACATCGGCAGGCATGACCGTCTGGAAGCTCTCCCGCGACGGCACGCCCGGCGGGGTGACGGTGGCCAAGATGCGGGTGACTCCCGAGCATCGCGTCGATCCAGAACACCTCGGGGTTCACCCTGGTCGGGAGTGGTTCACCGTGATCTCCGGGACCATCCGTCTCCACTTGGGCGAACGTGTGATCCTGGTGCCGCCGGGTCAGGCGGCGGAGTTCTCGACGATGGTTCCGCACGGAATGACGGCGGTCGACGGGCCCGCCGAGATCGTGTCGATCTTCGATCACGACGGTGAGCGGGCGCATATCCCCGGGTGA
- a CDS encoding NAD(P)/FAD-dependent oxidoreductase: MSSNTFDVAIVGGGPSGLSAATALARSLRSVVVLDAGQPRNAPAGHAHNVLGHEGTPPLELLEKGRAEARGYGVEIRAAEVVDGTRSDSGRFDLTLGDGTVITARRVVLASGLVDELPEVPGVQELWGSSVLHCPYCHGYEVRGRRIGVLGTSPMSVHQTLMFRQLSDDVTLFTHTIPEIGDEEAEQLSALGVTVVDGLVDHLAIADGAVRAVVMADGSEVEREAVVVAPRFVVRSALFTRLGGTLADHPMGGQYVATGPMGMTDVPGVWAAGNVADLAATVAVSMGAGVSAGAAVNADLIAEDARAAVESRRVRA, translated from the coding sequence ATGAGCAGCAACACCTTCGATGTCGCCATCGTCGGCGGCGGCCCCTCAGGCCTGAGCGCCGCGACCGCCTTGGCCCGATCCCTGCGCTCGGTCGTCGTCCTCGACGCCGGCCAACCGCGCAACGCCCCGGCCGGGCACGCCCACAACGTCCTCGGCCACGAGGGCACACCTCCCCTCGAACTGCTCGAGAAGGGGCGCGCCGAGGCCCGTGGCTACGGCGTCGAGATCCGCGCCGCGGAGGTCGTCGACGGAACGCGCAGCGACTCCGGCCGTTTCGATCTCACGCTGGGCGACGGCACCGTGATCACCGCACGACGCGTTGTCCTCGCGTCCGGTCTCGTCGACGAGCTTCCGGAAGTCCCGGGCGTGCAGGAGCTCTGGGGATCATCGGTGCTGCACTGCCCGTACTGCCACGGATACGAGGTGCGTGGTCGGCGGATCGGCGTGCTCGGCACCAGCCCGATGTCGGTACACCAGACGCTGATGTTCCGCCAGCTGAGCGACGATGTCACCTTGTTCACCCACACCATCCCCGAAATCGGAGACGAAGAGGCGGAACAGCTCTCGGCGCTGGGTGTCACGGTCGTGGACGGACTCGTCGACCATCTGGCGATCGCCGACGGCGCGGTGCGGGCTGTTGTCATGGCCGACGGCTCTGAAGTGGAACGCGAGGCCGTGGTGGTCGCGCCTCGGTTCGTGGTGCGCTCGGCACTGTTCACCCGACTCGGCGGCACACTCGCCGATCATCCGATGGGCGGCCAGTACGTCGCGACCGGACCGATGGGCATGACCGACGTCCCGGGCGTCTGGGCAGCCGGCAACGTTGCCGATCTCGCCGCCACGGTCGCCGTCTCGATGGGAGCCGGGGTGAGCGCGGGCGCAGCGGTCAACGCGGATCTGATCGCCGAAGACGCCCGCGCGGCAGTCGAATCACGCCGGGTGCGGGCCTGA
- a CDS encoding class I SAM-dependent methyltransferase, translated as MAHSHDTHHHTHGHGDHPDAETMATVLDLDAAVNGHYLHEVFDRIAALVPEPRTIVDLGSGTGTGTLALARRFTSSQIVALDNSAELLERVARAAQQAGLDGQVRTVTADLDSALPDDITDVDVAWASSTLHHFADAQSLLRSTFRALRPGGVLAVVEIAQPPTFLPTESADGEMEQRLRDAILGKGWNGGWNGRPDWEPTITAAGFEIVETRDIPTDLDNPPAAAADYAVEWLTRVRSGLTGVASADDLAAVDRLLHDNNPTSLRQRDDLVVRSSRIAWIARRPETS; from the coding sequence ATGGCGCACTCCCACGACACCCATCACCACACGCACGGACACGGGGATCATCCCGATGCCGAGACGATGGCGACGGTCCTCGACCTCGACGCCGCCGTGAACGGCCACTACCTCCACGAGGTCTTCGACCGGATCGCGGCACTCGTGCCCGAGCCTCGGACGATCGTCGACCTCGGCTCCGGAACCGGCACCGGGACGCTCGCACTGGCCCGGCGATTCACGTCGTCGCAGATCGTCGCGCTCGACAACTCGGCCGAACTGCTCGAACGCGTTGCCCGGGCCGCGCAGCAGGCCGGCCTCGACGGACAGGTCCGCACCGTGACGGCCGACCTGGACAGCGCACTCCCCGACGACATCACCGACGTCGACGTCGCGTGGGCGTCGTCGACGCTGCACCATTTCGCCGACGCGCAATCGCTGCTCCGTTCGACGTTCCGGGCTCTGCGACCCGGCGGCGTCCTCGCCGTCGTCGAGATCGCGCAGCCGCCGACCTTCCTGCCCACGGAATCCGCCGACGGCGAGATGGAGCAGCGGCTGCGTGATGCGATCCTCGGGAAGGGCTGGAACGGCGGATGGAACGGGCGACCCGACTGGGAGCCGACCATCACCGCGGCAGGCTTCGAAATCGTCGAGACCCGCGACATCCCGACCGACCTCGACAATCCGCCCGCCGCGGCGGCCGACTACGCGGTCGAGTGGCTGACGCGGGTGCGGTCCGGCCTCACCGGCGTGGCCTCCGCGGACGACCTGGCGGCCGTCGACCGACTCCTACACGACAACAACCCGACCTCCCTACGCCAGCGCGACGACCTGGTCGTGCGCAGCAGTCGCATCGCCTGGATCGCACGACGACCCGAGACCTCCTAG
- a CDS encoding DUF1542 domain-containing protein: MSALILIALVVLVVVGIVVMSQQRSGANAARSLDDAKADARQAIERLGGQVFMLVGDGPASKQALADAGERYNAAGSQIEQANSVAQARLAKQTAIEGLYYARAARTAMNLDPGPPIPELEGQKSAGAVTEDRTVDFEGRQVEASPGPSSRTPNYYPGGRVAGRPVPAGWYSEPWWKPALVAGAWGIGSMFLFSAMFSGMAGVNYDANAFESGAGDGSDAGALDSGDGGGDGGDGGGDGGDGGGDFGGGDGGGDGGGGFFDGGGDGGGGFFDGGGDFGGFDF, translated from the coding sequence ATGAGCGCACTGATCCTGATCGCTCTCGTGGTCCTGGTGGTCGTGGGCATCGTCGTGATGTCCCAGCAGCGATCGGGTGCCAATGCCGCCCGTTCGCTCGATGATGCCAAGGCCGATGCCCGGCAGGCCATCGAACGTCTCGGGGGCCAGGTCTTCATGCTGGTCGGCGACGGCCCGGCGTCGAAGCAGGCACTCGCCGATGCCGGAGAGCGCTACAACGCCGCCGGATCCCAGATCGAGCAGGCCAACAGTGTCGCCCAGGCGAGACTGGCCAAGCAGACCGCGATCGAGGGCCTCTACTACGCCCGCGCCGCGCGGACCGCGATGAATCTCGACCCCGGCCCGCCGATCCCGGAACTGGAAGGCCAGAAGAGTGCCGGAGCGGTCACCGAGGACCGGACGGTCGACTTCGAAGGGCGTCAGGTCGAGGCGTCACCCGGCCCGTCGTCGCGGACGCCCAACTACTACCCCGGCGGTCGCGTCGCAGGACGGCCGGTGCCTGCGGGCTGGTACTCCGAGCCGTGGTGGAAGCCCGCGCTGGTCGCCGGCGCCTGGGGCATCGGTTCGATGTTCCTGTTCTCCGCGATGTTCTCGGGCATGGCCGGGGTCAACTATGACGCCAACGCCTTCGAGAGCGGTGCCGGTGACGGTTCCGATGCCGGTGCCCTCGACAGCGGTGACGGCGGAGGAGACGGTGGCGACGGCGGAGGAGACGGTGGTGACGGCGGCGGTGACTTCGGCGGCGGAGACGGTGGCGGCGATGGCGGCGGCGGTTTCTTCGACGGTGGCGGTGACGGCGGCGGCGGTTTCTTCGACGGTGGTGGCGACTTCGGCGGGTTCGACTTCTGA
- a CDS encoding L,D-transpeptidase encodes MSAHPPLSRRAVLAAAGLGAVGVAAAACSTGESGSTDDAKPAAPTVNVVYTPALDSDDAPNPTAVVSVKAENGLLNPDVKLLNPSGKAVAGTLSEDRKTFTINEPLGYGSQYTWHGTAVGYDRVSTQVTGSFTTLSPSSQMNVVVNIGDGQEVGIAAPLILKFNGTVEDKEAVEKALTVTTEPPTEGAWAWLGEDNGSRAHWRTKEYYAPGTKVHMSAKLYGVDHGGGAYGAADVTSDFVIGRSQVVKAEASSHQIVVVRDGGVLMTLPCSYGGGDLDRNVTRSGIHVVTEKYEDFFMSNPAAGYFNIRERYAVRISNNGEFIHANPETIGVQGSSNVTNGCINLSLENAQRYFESAIYGDPVEVTGTRIALSEADGDIFDWIYDWNSWTGMSAIKGDPSQVTAPATPSGAPTSNAPAPAPPG; translated from the coding sequence ATGAGCGCGCACCCTCCCCTCTCCCGTCGAGCCGTCCTCGCAGCGGCCGGCCTCGGCGCCGTCGGCGTGGCCGCGGCAGCCTGTTCCACCGGCGAGTCCGGCAGCACCGACGACGCGAAACCCGCTGCACCCACGGTCAACGTCGTCTACACGCCTGCCCTGGATTCCGACGACGCCCCCAATCCGACCGCCGTCGTCTCGGTGAAGGCCGAGAACGGCCTGCTCAACCCCGATGTCAAGCTGCTCAATCCCAGCGGCAAGGCCGTCGCAGGCACCTTGTCGGAGGATCGGAAGACCTTCACCATCAATGAGCCGCTGGGCTACGGCTCGCAGTACACCTGGCATGGCACCGCGGTCGGCTACGACCGGGTCAGCACCCAGGTGACCGGATCCTTCACGACGCTGTCGCCGTCGTCGCAGATGAACGTTGTGGTGAACATCGGCGACGGCCAGGAGGTCGGCATCGCGGCGCCGCTCATCCTCAAGTTCAACGGCACCGTCGAGGACAAGGAAGCGGTCGAGAAGGCTCTCACCGTGACCACCGAGCCGCCGACCGAGGGCGCTTGGGCGTGGCTCGGCGAGGACAACGGATCGCGGGCGCATTGGCGGACCAAGGAGTATTACGCACCCGGGACCAAGGTGCACATGTCGGCCAAGCTGTACGGCGTCGACCACGGCGGCGGCGCATACGGCGCAGCCGATGTCACCAGCGATTTCGTCATCGGCCGATCGCAGGTGGTGAAGGCCGAGGCGTCGTCGCACCAGATCGTCGTGGTGCGCGACGGAGGCGTGTTGATGACGCTGCCGTGCAGTTACGGCGGGGGAGACCTCGATCGCAACGTCACGCGTTCGGGTATCCACGTGGTGACGGAGAAGTACGAGGACTTCTTCATGAGCAACCCGGCCGCGGGGTATTTCAACATCCGGGAGCGCTACGCCGTGCGGATCTCCAACAACGGCGAGTTCATCCACGCGAACCCGGAAACGATTGGCGTGCAGGGGTCGTCGAACGTGACGAACGGTTGCATCAACCTCTCGCTGGAGAACGCACAGCGGTACTTCGAGTCCGCGATCTACGGCGACCCGGTGGAGGTGACCGGCACCCGCATCGCCCTCTCCGAGGCCGACGGCGACATCTTCGACTGGATCTACGACTGGAACTCGTGGACCGGGATGTCGGCGATCAAGGGTGACCCGTCCCAGGTTACCGCACCCGCCACCCCGTCCGGCGCGCCGACGTCCAACGCGCCGGCACCGGCGCCGCCCGGCTGA
- the purU gene encoding formyltetrahydrofolate deformylase, whose product MAAPETSSAATTTDRADPEHRYVLTLGCPDRTGIVARISGFLAEIGGWITEAGYHSDAETGWFFTRQTVRAGSVAMSVDEMRARFADEVAAELGPGTEWRLTDSGSPKSVVLLVSKETHCLVDLLGRAHRGELPADVSAVVGNHRDLEDLVTRFDVPFHHVSFTPDNKGAAFEELGRVVDGYSPDAVVLARFMQILPPQLCDAWTGRAINIHHSFLPSFIGARPYHQAFARGVKLIGATCHYVTADLDAGPIIEQDVIRVDHSDTVADMVRQGRDIETLVLSRGLRWHLEDRVLVHGRKTVVFT is encoded by the coding sequence GTGGCAGCACCCGAGACGTCCTCAGCAGCGACAACCACAGACCGAGCCGACCCCGAACATCGGTACGTGCTGACCCTCGGGTGCCCGGACCGCACCGGCATCGTCGCGCGGATCTCCGGCTTCCTCGCCGAGATCGGCGGCTGGATCACCGAAGCCGGCTATCACTCCGATGCCGAGACGGGCTGGTTCTTCACCCGCCAGACGGTGCGCGCCGGGTCGGTGGCGATGAGCGTCGACGAGATGCGGGCCCGGTTCGCCGACGAGGTGGCGGCCGAGCTGGGACCCGGGACCGAGTGGCGCCTCACCGACTCCGGGTCTCCGAAGTCGGTGGTGCTGCTGGTCAGCAAGGAGACCCACTGTCTCGTCGACCTGCTGGGCCGCGCCCACCGTGGCGAGCTACCGGCCGACGTATCTGCGGTGGTCGGCAACCACCGCGACCTCGAGGACCTGGTCACGCGGTTCGACGTACCGTTTCATCATGTGTCGTTCACGCCGGACAACAAGGGTGCCGCCTTCGAGGAATTGGGTCGCGTCGTCGACGGCTATTCACCCGATGCGGTCGTACTCGCCCGCTTCATGCAGATCCTGCCTCCCCAACTGTGCGACGCCTGGACAGGCCGGGCGATCAACATCCATCACAGCTTCCTGCCCAGCTTCATCGGGGCGCGGCCCTATCACCAGGCGTTCGCGCGTGGGGTGAAGCTCATCGGCGCGACCTGCCACTACGTCACCGCCGACCTCGACGCGGGGCCGATCATCGAGCAGGACGTCATCCGGGTCGACCACAGCGACACCGTGGCCGACATGGTGCGCCAGGGTCGCGACATCGAGACGCTGGTGCTGTCGCGAGGACTGCGGTGGCACCTCGAGGACCGGGTCCTCGTGCACGGCCGGAAGACGGTCGTCTTCACCTAG